A segment of the Peptoclostridium acidaminophilum DSM 3953 genome:
TTTAATGATATAAATTAAGTGACATCAAAGTCGGGGGTGTGTGAAATGATAACAATAGAGATTGAACAAATGGCAAAGAGAAAAAGAAGCCATTTCAGAAGAAAGAAAGATTTGCCGGCCATCATAGACAGATATGGCTGCAGCTCGGCTAAAGCTGTGAGCAGTGGGAAAAAACATATAATCGGACTGATGTTTATTGCAGTCGGCATTGCGGCAGTGGGCTACATAAAGCTTAATGGCATTATATAACTATCTGGCAGACAGAATTTTTATCTAAAAAAAAAATTATACATATTGACTTGCAAGTTCAAAGCTATTATACTCAGATTCAAAGAACAGCATAATCAAATCTTTTGATTGGAAGAGTAGGCAGGGTGGGTGTCAAAGCGAGCCGGGGAAGGTGCAAGCCCGGTGCATAGCCATGTTGAAGCGTATCCATGAAGAGACTGTCTGAAATCATAGTAGGGCAGTACGGTGGCAGCCGTTAAATGCATCGAGTGAAGACAGAAATATGCTGTCTTAAGAAGAGTGGTAACGCGGATATAACTTCGTCTCTTGTACAAAATCAATGTATAAGAACGAAGTTTTTTTGTGTTCAAATTAAAAAATATGAAAGGGAAGGTGTAGTATGAAAAAGATGAAAAAAATAGCGCTGCTTGTAGTTGCGCTAATGATGGTATTTTCAATGGTGGGATGTTCGCAAAAGACATCTCAGGAGCAGGAGGGCTCAAAGCAGCTGAGCAAGCTTGAACAAATCAAAGCAGACGGCAAGCTTGTTGTTGGAACAAGCGCTTCATACCCTCCGTACGAGTTCCACAAGGAAATAGACGGCAAGGACGAGATAGTGGGCTTTGACATCGAGATTGCCAAGGAAATAGCCAAAGATCTTGGAGTAGAGCTGGAGATCAAGGACATGAAGTTTGAAGGGCTGCTTGCAGCGCTTAACGCCGGCAAGATAGACATCATAATAGCAGGTATGACTCCAACTGAGGAGAGAAAAGCGAGCGTTGATTTTTCAAAGGTGTACTATGTGGCGACTCAGTCAATAATAGTACAAGCTGACAAGGCTGAATCTTTCAAGACAATGGATGACCTTGCGAGCATGGTCATAGGAGTTCAAAAGGGAACTACACAGGAGCAGATTGCCAAGGATTTGATTCCTGAGCAGCAGATAAAAGGACTTGGCAGAGTTGCCGATGTTGTGCTTGAACTCAAAAACGGCAAAATAGACGGAGTGCTTGTTGAAAGCCCTGTTGCAACTGCATATGTAAAGAGAAATGCAGATCTTGCAGTCTCAGCAATAAATCTTGAAACTGGAGACAGCGGCTCGGCGATAGCAATCAAAAAAGGCGGCGAGGATCTTATTGCAGAAATAGACAAGACTCTTGACAGGCTTATTGGCGAAGGTAAAATTGATGAGTTTGTAGCGGCAGCTACAGAACTAAACGACAATTAATTCATTGCTAGGTTTTAGTGAATAAAGTTAATAATGGGTATAATAAATAAGCAGGTTTTTTAACAGCATAGCATGTGAAAATAAATTTGAAAGGGGAAATAGAAATGAAGGAAAAAGTTGTTCTTGCGTATTCAGGAGGTCTTGACACATCTATAATAATTCCATGGCTAAAGGAGAACTACGACCTGGATATAGTGGCAGCATGCATAAACGTAGGACAGGAAGACGACATGGAGCAGGTTGAGAAGAAGGCCATAAAATCAGGCGCAGTCAAGGTATACGTTGAAAACGTGGTTGAGGAGTTCGTAAAGGACTATGTGTTCCCGTCAATAAAGGCAAATGCCGTATATGAAGACAAGTATCTTATGGGAACTTCAATAGCAAGACCGCTAATAGCCAAAAAGCTTGTTGAGATAGCAAAGAAAGAGGGAGCGAAGTATATAGCTCACGGCTGCACGGGAAAAGGAAACGACCAGGTTAGATTCGAAACTACAATGGCGGCGCTTGCTCCCGAAATAAAGGTAATAGCCCCTTGGAGAATATGGGACATAGAGTCAAGAGAAGACGCGATAGACTATGCAAATGCAAAGGGCATAGAAATACCTGTAACTAAGGAAAAGATATATTCAAGGGACATGAACCTTATGCATATAAGCCACGAAGGCGGAGCAATAGAAGATCCAAAGAATGAGCAGCCACAGGATCTCTACCTTATGACAAGAACTCTTGAAGAGGCAAAGGATGAGCCTACTTATGTAGAAATATACTTTGAAAAAGGAATACCAACAAAGCTTGATGGAAAAGAGCTAAGCCCTGCATCGCTGCTTGCCGAGCTAAACAAGATTGGCGGAGAAAATGGAATAGGCGTTACAGACATACTTGAGAACAGACTTGTAGGTATGAAATCAAGAGGAATATATGAGACTCCTGGTGCTACTATACTAATGAGCGCACACAAGGATCTTGAGCACCTTTGCCTTGATAAGATGACGTATCAGTACAAGCAGATGATCTCTCTAAAATATGCGGAGCTTGTATACAACGGCACATGGTTCTGCAGCCTCAAGGAGGCAATGGACGCCTTCATAGACAAGACACAGGAGACAGTTACAGGCTGGGTTAAGCTCAAGCTTTACAAGGGCAACATTGTATTTGCAGGAATGGATTCTCCTTACGCGCTCTACGAGCACAGCATATCTTCATTTGGAGCGAGCGATTTCTACAACCAGAAGGATGCAACAGGCTTCATCAACCTGTTCAATCTGCCATTCAAGATAGAAGCCATGATGAAAAGCAAGGATGAAAAATAAAAAGGTGGTTATACGATATGAAGCTATGGGGTGGAAGATTTAAACAAGAAGAGAGCAAGCTGATGGAGGACTTCAACAGTTCGCTTTCATTCGACAAGAGGCTCTATAGAGAGGATGTAAAAGGCAGCATAGCCCATGTCAGCATGCTCGTAAAATCAGGAATACTCAAGAAGGAAGAGGGCAAGGTTATATCAGACGGCCTTGCCGGACTTCTGGAAGACATAGAAGCTGGCAGGCTTGAAATAGGCGGAGACTATGAAGATATCCACTCTTTCATGGAGTCAAACCTTATAAAGAGGATAGGCGATCTTGGAAAGAAGCTGCACACTGCAAGATCGAGAAACGACCAGGTAGCAGTAGATATGAGGATGTTTGCAAAGGATAATGCAAAAATGCTCGAAGGCGAGCTCCAGGAGCTGCTTGATACAATCAAAAAGCTTGCGGATGCCAACAACGTCATAATGCCAGGCTACACTCACCTTCAAAGGGCACAGGTTGTTACATTCAAGCATCACATGATGGCATATTACAGTATGTTCTCGCGTGACAAGAAAAGGATAGCGAATGCTATCGAGATTCTTGACGAAAGCCCGCTTGGATGCTGCGCGCTTGCCGGCACGACATACGACATTGACAGAAAGCACACGGCCAAGGAGCTGGGTTTCAAAAAGCCGGTAGAAAACTTCATGGACGGAGTGAGCGACAGGGATTACCTGCTTGAGCTGTGCTCTTGCTTTTCGATAATAATGATGCATATGAGCAGACTCAGCGAAGAGCTCATACTCTGGAGCAGCCAGGAGTTCAAGTTCATAAACATGTCAGACGAGTTTTCAACAGGCAGCAGCATAATGCCTCAGAAGAAAAATCCGGACGCAGCCGAGCTGATAAGAGGAAAGACCGGCAGGGTGTATGGAAGCCTTATATCGCTCCTTACAACTATAAAAGGCTTGCCGCTTGCATACAACAAGGACATGCAGGAGGACAAGGAGCAATTCTTTGATTCGCTTGACACTGTGACAGCATGCATAAGAGTTATGAGCGGTATGCTCTCGACTCTCAAGGTCAACAGTGAAAACATGAAAAAAGCTGTAAAGTACGGATTCCTCAACGCAACCGAGGTTGCAGACTACCTTGTAAACAAAGGAGTGGCCTTCAGGGATGCGCACGGCATAGTGGGCGAAATAGTAATATACTGCGAGGACAAGGGATGTGCAATAGAGGAACTCTCTCTTGACGAGTTCAAAAGATTCAATCCGGTGTTCGAAAACGACATATTCGAATTCATAGACTACGACAACATATTGAAAAAAGGCATAAAAAAATATCTCTAGAACGAAAAGAAAATGAAGGTTTATCGCCTTCATTTTCTTTTCATGCTTGATTTTATGTCGTTTTTTATATATCATTGTTATGTTATTTTAATATGAATAT
Coding sequences within it:
- a CDS encoding ABC transporter substrate-binding protein, whose amino-acid sequence is MKKMKKIALLVVALMMVFSMVGCSQKTSQEQEGSKQLSKLEQIKADGKLVVGTSASYPPYEFHKEIDGKDEIVGFDIEIAKEIAKDLGVELEIKDMKFEGLLAALNAGKIDIIIAGMTPTEERKASVDFSKVYYVATQSIIVQADKAESFKTMDDLASMVIGVQKGTTQEQIAKDLIPEQQIKGLGRVADVVLELKNGKIDGVLVESPVATAYVKRNADLAVSAINLETGDSGSAIAIKKGGEDLIAEIDKTLDRLIGEGKIDEFVAAATELNDN
- a CDS encoding argininosuccinate synthase; the protein is MKEKVVLAYSGGLDTSIIIPWLKENYDLDIVAACINVGQEDDMEQVEKKAIKSGAVKVYVENVVEEFVKDYVFPSIKANAVYEDKYLMGTSIARPLIAKKLVEIAKKEGAKYIAHGCTGKGNDQVRFETTMAALAPEIKVIAPWRIWDIESREDAIDYANAKGIEIPVTKEKIYSRDMNLMHISHEGGAIEDPKNEQPQDLYLMTRTLEEAKDEPTYVEIYFEKGIPTKLDGKELSPASLLAELNKIGGENGIGVTDILENRLVGMKSRGIYETPGATILMSAHKDLEHLCLDKMTYQYKQMISLKYAELVYNGTWFCSLKEAMDAFIDKTQETVTGWVKLKLYKGNIVFAGMDSPYALYEHSISSFGASDFYNQKDATGFINLFNLPFKIEAMMKSKDEK
- the argH gene encoding argininosuccinate lyase, encoding MKLWGGRFKQEESKLMEDFNSSLSFDKRLYREDVKGSIAHVSMLVKSGILKKEEGKVISDGLAGLLEDIEAGRLEIGGDYEDIHSFMESNLIKRIGDLGKKLHTARSRNDQVAVDMRMFAKDNAKMLEGELQELLDTIKKLADANNVIMPGYTHLQRAQVVTFKHHMMAYYSMFSRDKKRIANAIEILDESPLGCCALAGTTYDIDRKHTAKELGFKKPVENFMDGVSDRDYLLELCSCFSIIMMHMSRLSEELILWSSQEFKFINMSDEFSTGSSIMPQKKNPDAAELIRGKTGRVYGSLISLLTTIKGLPLAYNKDMQEDKEQFFDSLDTVTACIRVMSGMLSTLKVNSENMKKAVKYGFLNATEVADYLVNKGVAFRDAHGIVGEIVIYCEDKGCAIEELSLDEFKRFNPVFENDIFEFIDYDNILKKGIKKYL